One genomic window of Trachemys scripta elegans isolate TJP31775 chromosome 15, CAS_Tse_1.0, whole genome shotgun sequence includes the following:
- the LOC117888237 gene encoding transmembrane protein 17B-like: MALPHNVRRGLTTFSGSLFINNKTRDCGAVQIYHPGHEVLSSLPLQMMLFFNVFYFPFWCLCEGIMLALKYGLLPCYYQFLLVAAFLILTLAEGLRLYLGYTGNLQGKVPELAGFLLLSFLIQLPLLLFLLMDEHIIRLPLETAVHIIYLVFLASEITAGFFALKAMTRQLATQFYLKQFEDAGRPWQSGHSVSQGRAAHPGRSGQQDREGN; this comes from the exons ATGGCTCTGCCTCACAATGTCCGAAGGGGCTTGACAACTTTCAGTGGATCGCTGTTCATCAACAATAAAACTAGGGATTGCGGCGCTGTCCAGATCTACCATCCAG GGCATGAGGTGCTGTCCAGCCTGCCTCTCCAGATGATGCTATTCTTCAATGTCTTCtatttcccattctggtgcctgTGCGAGGGGATAATGCTGGCATTAAAG TACGGCCTGCTGCCCTGTTACTACCAGTTCCTCCTTGTTGCTGCCTTCCTGATTCTCACATTAGCTGAAGGGTTACGCTTGTATCTTGGATACACTGGAAATCTGCAAGGAAAG GTACCTGAACTGGCTGGATTCCTGCTCCTATCCTTCCTGATACAGCTCCCCCTCCTGCTTTTCCTCCTCATGGATGAGCACATCATTCGGCTGCCCCTGGAGACAGCTGTGCATATCATTTACCTGGTGTTTCTTGCTTCTGAGATCACAGCTGGCTTCTTTGCACTTAAAGCGATGACAAGGCAGCTTGCTACACAGTTCTACCTGAAACAATTTGAGGATGCAGGCAGACCGTGGCAATCAGGGCATAGCgtgagccagggcagggcagcccatCCAggcagaagcggccagcaggacAGAGAAGGGAATTGA